In bacterium, a genomic segment contains:
- a CDS encoding CDP-alcohol phosphatidyltransferase family protein, which yields MTLANKITILRILLIPVLVIFLVYGYRKNLLLFRHIALGIFILSMITDALDGMVARAFKQKTNLGSLLDPLADKLLLVTTFGVIGYIGKISLGIVILVISREVIMTLGWIILHIFSPNTITIKPSILGKITTALQMLTIICCLIEIQYPIIIRWTLITTMVIFTIASTLHYIFVGSQMLNEEGKEKNKAD from the coding sequence ATGACATTAGCCAATAAAATTACTATTTTAAGAATCTTATTAATCCCAGTTCTTGTTATCTTTTTAGTCTATGGTTACCGAAAAAATCTACTACTTTTTCGTCATATCGCCCTGGGTATTTTTATCCTTTCAATGATAACAGATGCCTTAGACGGAATGGTTGCCCGTGCATTTAAACAAAAAACTAATCTTGGAAGTTTATTAGACCCACTGGCAGACAAATTACTTCTGGTAACTACCTTTGGAGTTATAGGATATATTGGAAAAATCTCATTGGGAATAGTAATCCTGGTGATAAGTCGAGAAGTAATTATGACATTAGGGTGGATTATTCTTCATATATTTAGTCCTAATACGATTACGATTAAGCCAAGCATCCTGGGAAAGATAACAACTGCCCTTCAAATGTTGACAATTATTTGTTGTCTGATAGAAATTCAATATCCAATTATTATTCGCTGGACGCTTATTACCACTATGGTAATTTTTACTATCGCCTCCACACTTCATTATATCTTTGTTGGTAGTCAGATGCTTAATGAAGAA